Proteins encoded in a region of the Paenibacillus sp. E222 genome:
- a CDS encoding LCP family protein, with protein MTSRTKDKKKKRRKGLYITLVSLVVLLIGGYLFRQQLAVAAFDLFLAGSVEDQLSRSYVPQEGNNTPDPTVYRKEPFSVLLLGSDKRAYEKTRGRSDTVIYAVVRPKESRVLLVSIPRDTYVQIVGRDANKDGEDDYDKLAHAYAFGGENMSINTVEKFLDADVGYYATINFDGIKKVVDALGGVKLPIDEDIVNKNPEHVQFTIEGGKPIYDGQEALYYVRYREDSDFNRTKRQQIFLNAMANEMLNLNAISKIPELIQIMGDSFQTDMQPSFIIDLAKQVLTQEKPQISSFTILGEGMRKDGIYYGKADEKDVQYAKELINNWMDESTPAGEVMIPDRQKIE; from the coding sequence ATGACAAGCAGAACTAAAGATAAGAAGAAGAAAAGAAGAAAAGGTCTATATATAACGCTCGTATCGCTCGTTGTTTTGTTAATCGGGGGCTATTTGTTTCGTCAGCAGCTTGCTGTAGCGGCCTTCGATCTGTTTCTCGCTGGTTCAGTTGAAGATCAATTGTCCCGTTCCTATGTGCCGCAGGAGGGCAACAATACGCCTGACCCAACAGTATATCGCAAAGAACCGTTCTCGGTGTTGCTTCTAGGTTCAGACAAACGTGCCTATGAGAAAACACGTGGGCGCTCGGACACGGTCATCTATGCCGTTGTTCGTCCCAAAGAATCACGCGTGCTCCTGGTCTCCATTCCTCGTGACACCTATGTGCAGATTGTTGGGCGTGATGCCAACAAGGATGGCGAGGATGATTATGACAAGCTCGCGCATGCCTACGCCTTCGGTGGGGAGAATATGTCTATCAATACGGTGGAGAAATTTCTCGATGCGGATGTTGGTTATTATGCAACGATTAACTTTGATGGGATCAAAAAAGTCGTTGATGCACTTGGGGGCGTGAAGCTGCCGATTGATGAGGACATTGTGAACAAGAACCCTGAACATGTACAGTTCACAATAGAAGGCGGTAAGCCGATCTATGACGGTCAGGAAGCACTTTACTATGTAAGATACCGTGAGGATAGCGATTTTAATCGTACCAAGCGGCAGCAGATTTTCCTGAATGCGATGGCCAATGAGATGCTTAATCTGAACGCCATCAGCAAAATTCCGGAATTAATTCAGATTATGGGAGACAGCTTCCAGACGGATATGCAGCCTTCCTTCATTATTGATCTGGCCAAGCAGGTACTGACTCAGGAAAAACCGCAAATCTCAAGCTTCACTATTTTGGGCGAAGGGATGCGGAAAGACGGAATTTATTATGGCAAGGCAGATGAGAAAGACGTCCAATATGCCAAAGAGCTGATTAACAACTGGATGGATGAGTCGACCCCAGCCGGTGAAGTGATGATTCCTGACCGGCAGAAGATCGAGTAA
- a CDS encoding CBS domain-containing protein encodes MNIAFFLLPKQEVTCVTSDSTLRQTLERMEYHRFTAVPILNKEGKYIGTVTEGDLLWYMKNSEGKITFENASKFLLKDVPLRLDIKPVSIEANMEDLINLAKVQNFVPVVDDMERFIGIVRRSQIIEYCEGIVAKESMKVK; translated from the coding sequence ATGAACATCGCATTTTTTTTGCTGCCCAAACAAGAAGTTACGTGCGTAACGTCGGATTCTACTCTGCGGCAAACGTTGGAACGGATGGAATATCATCGGTTCACGGCGGTGCCCATTTTGAATAAGGAAGGCAAGTATATTGGCACGGTTACCGAAGGTGATCTGTTGTGGTATATGAAGAACTCCGAGGGAAAGATTACATTTGAAAACGCTTCAAAATTTCTGCTCAAAGACGTTCCACTTCGGCTGGACATCAAGCCGGTATCCATTGAAGCCAACATGGAGGATTTGATCAATCTGGCCAAAGTTCAGAACTTTGTGCCGGTCGTCGATGATATGGAGCGCTTTATTGGGATCGTAAGACGGAGTCAGATTATTGAGTATTGCGAGGGCATTGTAGCTAAGGAATCGATGAAAGTGAAGTAA
- a CDS encoding MazG-like family protein, translating into MPKELDVAKRAKVIEWLKTEVLDQVSRLFKALWEGSTTRIGDSLASLMMSSYILGRRLGIPFKDLDALLVEKLKKHKQEGHQLEDWYQDISALEDHMRKR; encoded by the coding sequence ATGCCTAAGGAACTGGATGTAGCCAAACGCGCAAAAGTGATTGAATGGCTTAAAACCGAAGTGCTTGATCAGGTATCCCGATTATTCAAAGCGTTATGGGAAGGCAGTACAACCCGAATCGGGGACAGTCTCGCCAGTTTGATGATGAGTAGTTACATATTGGGCCGCAGGCTCGGTATTCCTTTCAAGGATCTGGATGCACTGCTTGTTGAGAAATTGAAAAAGCATAAACAGGAAGGTCACCAGTTGGAAGATTGGTACCAGGATATTTCCGCGCTAGAAGATCACATGCGTAAGAGGTGA
- a CDS encoding DUF2232 domain-containing protein, producing the protein MNLLKFSFKSAVWSVVYLLLLLSLLTPLSVLAIFFMMIPGVILYASLPVKSFIWHLVPVAIILVIFSPIYLLLLLLFTLPAIVMGNAYKKKKSALYALMAGSGAMLAEYLLLLLIGSVIFQFDLSSYINDVVRLTIEPLTNTSNQMVNGFVWTPEMTQDVARQTQLMIPFALVVTSLVMALITHLIARPILNVMGVVVPKFPPAREWRMPRALIWYYFLALLFEVISRQSDGTYWTMIAMNLSPLINLGFMIQAIGFFFFLSHAKKWNPVVPYLLAAAVFFIGPLRIIGIIDLAFPLREAISKPKR; encoded by the coding sequence GTGAATTTGTTGAAGTTTAGCTTTAAATCAGCTGTCTGGAGCGTAGTTTATCTGCTCTTGCTACTTTCGCTGTTAACTCCTTTATCGGTTTTGGCCATATTTTTCATGATGATACCTGGAGTTATTTTGTATGCTTCATTACCGGTAAAATCTTTCATATGGCATCTCGTCCCAGTGGCGATTATTTTGGTCATATTTAGTCCGATTTATTTGTTATTGCTGCTTTTGTTCACCCTGCCCGCCATTGTTATGGGCAATGCGTATAAGAAAAAGAAGTCGGCCCTGTACGCCTTAATGGCCGGAAGTGGAGCCATGCTGGCCGAATATCTGTTGCTCCTGTTGATTGGAAGTGTAATCTTCCAGTTTGATTTGTCGAGTTATATTAATGATGTGGTCAGATTGACGATTGAACCGCTGACGAATACATCCAATCAGATGGTAAATGGGTTTGTATGGACACCTGAAATGACTCAGGATGTTGCAAGACAGACGCAGCTTATGATTCCTTTTGCCCTGGTGGTCACGTCTCTGGTCATGGCTCTAATCACACATCTCATTGCACGTCCGATTCTGAACGTTATGGGCGTGGTTGTACCGAAATTTCCACCTGCGCGTGAATGGCGCATGCCGCGTGCCCTGATCTGGTATTACTTCCTGGCATTGTTGTTCGAAGTGATATCCAGGCAGAGTGACGGAACGTACTGGACCATGATTGCCATGAACCTGTCGCCTCTAATCAATTTGGGCTTCATGATTCAAGCCATCGGATTCTTCTTCTTTCTCTCACATGCAAAGAAATGGAATCCGGTTGTACCGTATTTGCTGGCGGCGGCAGTTTTCTTCATTGGACCGCTGCGGATTATCGGGATTATCGATCTGGCGTTCCCGCTTCGCGAGGCAATATCGAAACCAAAACGATAG